The following are encoded in a window of Gossypium raimondii isolate GPD5lz chromosome 13, ASM2569854v1, whole genome shotgun sequence genomic DNA:
- the LOC105782309 gene encoding uncharacterized protein LOC105782309: MSGAPRLRSMNAPDSEARPVLGPAGNKAGSLSARKPASKPLRKVEKSPVEVTATEEKKSLPSSIVSSLSPKKHSVSVPSVLRRHEKLLHSNLSLNASCSSDASTDSFHSRASTGRLIRSNSVGSRRKPYVSKPRSFVSDSGSDSPSDGSHQKKRCAWVTPNTDPSYATFHDEEWGVPVHDDKKLFELLVLSGALSELTWPAILSKRQMFREVFMDFDPAAVSKLNEKKLIAPGSVSSSLLSELKLRAIIENARQISKVIDEFGSFDEYIWSFVNHKPIISKFRYPRQVPVKTPKADVISKDLVRRGFRSVGPTVIYSFMQVAGITNDHLTGCFRFQECITAAEGKEVEIKERAEEKKPDNSVSVIESELSIAIDELSFSCE; encoded by the exons ATGTCGGGTGCACCGAGATTGAGGTCAATGAATGCGCCTGATTCCGAGGCACGGCCTGTACTGGGACCGGCAGGGAACAAGGCCGGTTCATTGAGTGCAAGAAAACCAGCTTCAAAGCCTTTGAGGAAGGTTGAAAAGTCTCCAGTTGAGGTCACTGCAACAGAGGAGAAAAAATCCCTTCCATCATCTATTGTTAGTTCACTTTCTCCGAAGAAACATTCTGTCAGTGTTCCTTCAGTGCTTCGTCGCCATGAGAAGTTATTACATTCTAATTTATCACTAAATGCTTCATGTTCATCGGATGCTTCCACGGATTCATTTCACAGTCGAGCATCTACTGGTAGGTTAATTCGGTCAAATAGTGTTGGAAGTAGGAGGAAGCCATACGTGTCAAAGCCAAGAAGCTTTGTTTCTGATAGTGGTTCGGATTCGCCATCTGATGGTTCACATCAGAAAAAGAGATGTGCGTGGGTGACACCAAATACAG ATCCAAGTTATGCCACTTTCCATGATGAAGAGTGGGGAGTTCCTGTACATGATGACAA GAAATTGTTTGAGCTGCTTGTACTTTCGGGTGCATTATCTGAACTTACATGGCCTGCTATCTTAAGCAAAAGGCAAATGTTTAG GGAAGTTTTCATGGATTTTGATCCTGCCGCTGTatcaaaattgaatgagaaGAAGTTAATAGCACCTGGTAGCGTGTCAAGTTCTTTGTTATCAGAATTAAAGCTCCGAGCTATTATTGAGAATGCACGCCAAATATCTAAG GTTATAGATGAGTTTGGGTCATTTGATGAATATATTTGGAGTTTTGTGAACCACAAGCCTATAATAAGCAAATTCAGATATCCTCGCCAGGTTCCTGTTAAAACCCCAAAAGCAGATGTCATAAGCAAAGATCTGGTAAGAAGGGGTTTTCGAAGTGTGGGGCCGACGGTCATCTACTCGTTCATGCAAGTAGCAGGAATAACAAACGACCATCTCACGGGCTGTTTCAGATTCCAGGAGTGTATAACAGCAGCAGAAGGAAAAGAAGTTGAGATCAAAGAGAGGGCTGAAGAAAAAAAACCCGACAATAGTGTTAGTGTGATCGAATCAGAATTATCCATAGCTATCGATGAATTGAGTTTCTCCTGCGAATGA
- the LOC105782307 gene encoding probable LRR receptor-like serine/threonine-protein kinase At2g24230, giving the protein MAEMGFGFFDCLLILSLLFKHVTCQLPNTDYFYVSDFLKKMGSNSYMSHNNNSISVFTWKGVQCDAKGENVIGLKASGLGLTGLIPDSTIGKLTKLRFLDLSNNKITALPSDLWSLGSLKRLNLSCNKITGSLSNNIGNFGRLQVVDLSDNDFSGEIPETISSLVSLQTLKLAGNGFEGSIPTGILRCWSLVSLDLSSNRLNGTLPDGFTAAFPKLKYLNLARNEIYGNLFQGDIHQVNFNWSHLVCLDLSENRLSGEIVINLSQALNLRHLNLAYNRFARQKFPRIGILSSLEYLNLSKTSLVGHIPSEISELSYLHTLDVSSNNLSGEIPVPVLQKLPLMKRFNFSYNNLTLCASGFSLDTFETAFYGSLNSCPIAANPVLFKRRAHIHKVFTLNLALALTLAMVCLLAGLLFLAFNCRKKSRTWLVKQPSYKEEQNMSGPFSFQTDSTTWVADVKHATSVPVMMFEKPLLNITFADLLSATSNFSISTLVSEGKFGPVYRGFLPGGIYVAVKILVHGSTLTDHEVARELEYLGRIKHPNLVPLIGYCLAGDQRIAVYDHMENGNLQDLLHDTWEEDSEGLSTLTTWRFRHKIALGIARALAFLHHGCSPPLVHKDVKASSVYLDLNLEPRLSDFGLAKLFGTSLEDDEISGRSPAYVSPEFSQLESDDAPTPKSDVYCFGVVLFELITGKKPIGDDYPEEQEANLVSWVRGLVRKNQGSKAIDPKIRDTGPVYQMEEALKIAYLCTAELPTKRPSMQQIVGLLKDIEPTASQ; this is encoded by the coding sequence atgGCTGAAATGGGTTTTGGTTTCTTCGATTGTTTACTAATTTTGTCGTTGTTGTTCAAGCATGTTACTTGTCAACTACCCAACACGGATTATTTTTATGTCTCTGATTTCCTGAAGAAAATGGGCTCAAACTCTTACATGTCCCACAACAACAACTCTATTTCTGTTTTTACATGGAAAGGGGTACAATGCGATGCCAAAGGGGAGAATGTTATTGGTTTAAAGGCTTCTGGTTTAGGCCTAACTGGTTTGATTCCTGATTCCACCATTGGCAAGCTAACCAAGCTTCGGTTTTTGGATCTTAGCAACAACAAAATCACAGCTTTGCCTTCAGATTTATGGAGTTTAGGGTCACTCAAGAGACTTAACCTCTCCTGTAATAAAATTACAGGGTCTCTCTCTAACAACATTGGCAACTTTGGTCGGCTACAAGTTGTTGATCTTTCAGACAATGATTTCTCTGGGGAAATACCTGAAACTATAAGTTCCCTGGTAAGTTTGCAAACTCTTAAGCTTGCTGGGAATGGATTTGAAGGAAGCATTCCAACAGGTATTCTAAGGTGCTGGTCTTTGGTTTCGCTCGATCTCTCCTCGAATCGTCTTAATGGTACCTTGCCAGATGGTTTCACTGCAGCATTTCCTAAGCTCAAATATTTGAACCTTGCCAGAAATGAGATTTATGGCAACTTGTTTCAAGGTGACATTCATCAGGTAAATTTCAACTGGTCTCATTTGGTTTGTTTAGACTTGTCTGAAAACCGGCTTAGTGGCGAAATTGTCATAAACCTGAGTCAAGCTCTTAATCTTAGACACCTTAATCTTGCATATAATCGATTTGCTAGACAAAAATTCCCGAGAATCGGAATCCTTTCGAGTTTAGAGTATCTCAATTTGTCTAAAACCAGCCTCGTCGGTCATATTCCGAGTGAAATTTCAGAACTGAGTTATTTACATACACTTGATGTTTCATCAAACAATTTGAGTGGAGAAATCCCTGTTCCTGTCTTGCAAAAACTGCCATTGATGAAGAGATTCAACTTCTCTTACAACAACTTAACCCTTTGTGCTTCAGGTTTCTCCCTTGACACCTTTGAAACAGCCTTTTATGGTTCATTAAACAGTTGTCCCATTGCTGCAAATCCTGTCCTGTTCAAAAGAAGAGCTCATATACACAAAGTTTTCACTCTTAACCTTGCTTTAGCTTTAACCCTTGCCATGGTCTGCTTGCTCGCCGGTTTGCTATTCTTAGCCTTTAATTGCAGAAAAAAATCTAGGACATGGCTAGTTAAACAACCTTCATataaagaagaacaaaatatGTCAGGTCCGTTTTCTTTCCAAACCGATTCGACCACATGGGTGGCTGATGTTAAACATGCAACATCAGTCCCTGTAATGATGTTTGAGAAACCATTGTTAAACATCACATTTGCAGACCTCTTGTCTGCAACTTCAAATTTCAGTATAAGCACCTTAGTGTCAGAAGGGAAATTTGGGCCTGTTTATAGGGGATTTCTGCCTGGTGGGATCTATGTAGCTGTTAAAATCTTGGTTCATGGATCAACATTGACTGACCATGAAGTTGCAAGAGAGCTCGAGTATCTTGGTCGAATCAAACACCCGAATCTTGTCCCGTTAATCGGATATTGCTTGGCTGGGGATCAAAGGATTGCCGTATATGATCACATGGAGAATGGAAACTTGCAGGACTTATTACATGATACTTGGGAAGAAGACTCTGAAGGGCtatcaacattaacaacatggAGATTTCGACACAAAATAGCACTCGGCATTGCACGAGCATTGGCGTTTCTTCACCATGGCTGCTCACCTCCATTAGTCCACAAAGATGTTAAAGCTAGTAGTGTTTATCTTGACTTGAACTTGGAGCCTAGATTGTCGGATTTTGGATTGGCTAAACTTTTTGGAACTAGTCTAGAGGATGATGAAATTAGCGGTAGATCACCTGCCTATGTATCACCAGAGTTTTCTCAGCTGGAATCTGATGATGCCCCCACACCAAAATCCGATGTATATTGCTTTGGTGTTGTTTTGTTTGAGCTAATCACAGGGAAAAAGCCGATCGGAGACGATTATCCTgaggaacaagaagcaaatttGGTTAGTTGGGTTAGAGGATTGGTGAGAAAAAACCAAGGTTCAAAAGCCATTGATCCTAAAATTCGTGATACAGGACCAGTTTACCAAATGGAGGAAGCCCTCAAGATTGCATATCTGTGTACGGCTGAACTTCCTACAAAGCGACCAAGCATGCAACAAATTGTTGGCCTTCTCAAGGATATTGAACCCACAGCTTctcaatga
- the LOC105782308 gene encoding omega-6 fatty acid desaturase, chloroplastic isoform X1 gives MACKISNSMFLCLGPSQRPIRSQTIAIHSSTASICHLKWDNLLVKGINHRKGIIPLRRNKVIQAVAVPVRPSSADSAEYRKQLAETYGFRQIGEPLPDNVTLKDVIDTLPRKVFEIDDVKAWTSVLISVTSYALGIFMISKAPWYLLPLAWAWTGTAITGFFVIGHDCAHKSFSKNKLLEDIVGTLAFLPLIYPYEPWRFKHDRHHAKTNMLSEDTAWHPVWEKEFETSPFLRKAIMFGYGPFRPWMSIAHWLIWHFDLNKFRPNEVKRVKISLACVFAFMAIGWPLIIYKTGIMGWIKFWLMPWLGYHFWMSTFTMVHHTAPHIPFKHSDEWNAAQAQLNGTVHCDYPRWIEVLCHDINVHIPHHVSSRIPSYNLRAAHKSIQENWGPYLNEATWNWRLMKTIMTVCHVYDREQNYIGFDELAPNEASPITFLKRVMPDYA, from the exons ATGGCTTGTAAAATCTCAAATTCCATGTTCCTTTGCTTG GGTCCTAGTCAAAGGCCAATTAGGAGCCAAACAATTGCTATTCATTCTTCTACTG CAAGTATCTGTCATTTGAAGTGGGACAATCTTCTTGTTAAGGGAATTAACCATAGGAAGGGTATAATTCCCTTAAGAAGGAATAAAGTCATACAAGCTGTGGCGGTTCCAGTAAGACCATCTTCAGCAGACAGTGCTGAGTACAGAAAACAGTTAGCGGAAACTTATGGATTCAGGCAAATTGGAGAGCCTCTTCCTGATAATGTTACATTAAAGGATGTTATAGACACCCTTCCAAGAAAG GTGTTTGAGATTGACGATGTGAAAGCATGGACTTCAGTTTTAATATCTGTCACTTCCTATGCATTGGGGATCTTCATGATTTCAAAAGCCCCATGGTATCTACTTCCTTTAGCTTGGGCATGGACAGGAACAGCAATAACTGGG TTCTTTGTTATAGGCCACGATTGTGCTcacaaatcattttcaaaaaacaaattattggAAGACATTGTGGGAACTCTGGCCTTTCTACCACTAATATACCCATATGAGCCATGGCGGTTTAAGCATGACAGGCACCATGCAAAGACAAACAT GTTATCAGAAGATACAGCTTGGCACCCTGTTTGGGAAAAAGAGTTTGAGACTTCTCCTTTTCTACGCAAAGCAATCATGTTCGGTTATGGCCCATTTCGACCTTGGATGTCCATAGCTCATTG GTTGATATGGCACTTTGATTTGAACAAGTTCAGACCGAATGAAGTCAAAAGAGTGAAGATCAGTTTGGCTTGTGTTTTTGCCTTTATGGCAATTGGATGGCCATTGATCATCTATAAGACAGGAATAATGGGATGGATCAAGTTTTGGCTAATGCCATGGTTAGGCTATCACTTTTGG ATGAGTACATTCACAATGGTGCATCACACGGCCCCTCATATACCCTTCAAACATTCAGATGAATGGAATGCGGCTCAGGCTCAGCTTAATGGAACAGTGCATTGTGATTACCCTCGTtg GATTGAGGTCCTCTGCCATGATATCAATGTCCACATTCCGCATCATGTATCTTCAAGGATACCAAGTTATAATCTACGAGCAGCACATAAGTCTATTCAAGAGAACTGGGGACCG TATCTGAACGAGGCTACATGGAATTGGCGTCTGATGAAGACGATAATGACAGTGTGCCATGTTTACGACAGGGAGCAAAATTACATCGGTTTTGATGAACTTGCACCTAATGAAGCTTCTCCAATCACATTCCTGAAAAGAGTAATGCCTGATTATGCTTAA
- the LOC105782308 gene encoding omega-6 fatty acid desaturase, chloroplastic isoform X2, with the protein MACKISNSMFLCLGPSQRPIRSQTIAIHSSTASICHLKWDNLLVKGINHRKGIIPLRRNKVIQAVAVPVRPSSADSAEYRKQLAETYGFRQIGEPLPDNVTLKDVIDTLPRKIDDVKAWTSVLISVTSYALGIFMISKAPWYLLPLAWAWTGTAITGFFVIGHDCAHKSFSKNKLLEDIVGTLAFLPLIYPYEPWRFKHDRHHAKTNMLSEDTAWHPVWEKEFETSPFLRKAIMFGYGPFRPWMSIAHWLIWHFDLNKFRPNEVKRVKISLACVFAFMAIGWPLIIYKTGIMGWIKFWLMPWLGYHFWMSTFTMVHHTAPHIPFKHSDEWNAAQAQLNGTVHCDYPRWIEVLCHDINVHIPHHVSSRIPSYNLRAAHKSIQENWGPYLNEATWNWRLMKTIMTVCHVYDREQNYIGFDELAPNEASPITFLKRVMPDYA; encoded by the exons ATGGCTTGTAAAATCTCAAATTCCATGTTCCTTTGCTTG GGTCCTAGTCAAAGGCCAATTAGGAGCCAAACAATTGCTATTCATTCTTCTACTG CAAGTATCTGTCATTTGAAGTGGGACAATCTTCTTGTTAAGGGAATTAACCATAGGAAGGGTATAATTCCCTTAAGAAGGAATAAAGTCATACAAGCTGTGGCGGTTCCAGTAAGACCATCTTCAGCAGACAGTGCTGAGTACAGAAAACAGTTAGCGGAAACTTATGGATTCAGGCAAATTGGAGAGCCTCTTCCTGATAATGTTACATTAAAGGATGTTATAGACACCCTTCCAAGAAAG ATTGACGATGTGAAAGCATGGACTTCAGTTTTAATATCTGTCACTTCCTATGCATTGGGGATCTTCATGATTTCAAAAGCCCCATGGTATCTACTTCCTTTAGCTTGGGCATGGACAGGAACAGCAATAACTGGG TTCTTTGTTATAGGCCACGATTGTGCTcacaaatcattttcaaaaaacaaattattggAAGACATTGTGGGAACTCTGGCCTTTCTACCACTAATATACCCATATGAGCCATGGCGGTTTAAGCATGACAGGCACCATGCAAAGACAAACAT GTTATCAGAAGATACAGCTTGGCACCCTGTTTGGGAAAAAGAGTTTGAGACTTCTCCTTTTCTACGCAAAGCAATCATGTTCGGTTATGGCCCATTTCGACCTTGGATGTCCATAGCTCATTG GTTGATATGGCACTTTGATTTGAACAAGTTCAGACCGAATGAAGTCAAAAGAGTGAAGATCAGTTTGGCTTGTGTTTTTGCCTTTATGGCAATTGGATGGCCATTGATCATCTATAAGACAGGAATAATGGGATGGATCAAGTTTTGGCTAATGCCATGGTTAGGCTATCACTTTTGG ATGAGTACATTCACAATGGTGCATCACACGGCCCCTCATATACCCTTCAAACATTCAGATGAATGGAATGCGGCTCAGGCTCAGCTTAATGGAACAGTGCATTGTGATTACCCTCGTtg GATTGAGGTCCTCTGCCATGATATCAATGTCCACATTCCGCATCATGTATCTTCAAGGATACCAAGTTATAATCTACGAGCAGCACATAAGTCTATTCAAGAGAACTGGGGACCG TATCTGAACGAGGCTACATGGAATTGGCGTCTGATGAAGACGATAATGACAGTGTGCCATGTTTACGACAGGGAGCAAAATTACATCGGTTTTGATGAACTTGCACCTAATGAAGCTTCTCCAATCACATTCCTGAAAAGAGTAATGCCTGATTATGCTTAA